A region from the Candidatus Schekmanbacteria bacterium genome encodes:
- a CDS encoding ATP-dependent metallopeptidase FtsH/Yme1/Tma family protein: protein MNQFYKNLMLWIILIVFTIILFNAFNNNKNIANEFDYSKFLQFVNEGKVVKVTIQGNDIEGVLTDNSKFKTYAPDDPKLIELLTSKNVQIKALAPPSSPWYVVFLSSWFPLLVLLGIWVFFMRQMQVGGNKALSFGKSKARLLNESQNKVTFDDVAGIDEAKLEVEEIIEFLKDPHKFQKLGGKIPKGVLLIGPPGTGKTLLARAIAGEADVPFFSISGSDFVEMFVGVGASRVRDLFEQGKKNAPCIIFIDEIDAVGRHRGAGLGGGHDEREQTLNQLLVEMDGFESNEGVILIAATNRPDVLDPALLRPGRFDRQVVVPRPDVKGREGILKVHTKKIPLAENVSLEIIARGTPGFSGADLANLVNEAALYAARINKDKVEMSDFEYAKDKVLMGVERKSMIISEEEKRITAYHEAGHTLVAKLLPGTDPIHKVSIIPRGMALGVTQQLPMDEKHTYPLEYLRNNICVLLGGRLAEDIILSQPTTGAGNDIERATELARKMVCEWGMSKELGPLTFGKKEEEIFLGREISKHRDYSEATAVAIDREVKNIVMECYNLAKSLLLSKIDVLNALAKALLEKEVLNGEEIDKIVNSEGKEAITAA, encoded by the coding sequence ATGAATCAATTCTATAAGAATTTAATGTTGTGGATAATACTGATTGTATTCACAATAATTCTATTTAATGCCTTCAATAACAATAAAAATATTGCAAATGAATTTGATTATTCAAAATTTCTTCAATTTGTAAATGAAGGCAAGGTTGTAAAGGTAACAATTCAGGGAAATGATATCGAAGGTGTTTTGACTGACAATTCAAAGTTCAAAACTTATGCACCTGATGACCCAAAATTGATTGAGTTGCTCACAAGCAAAAATGTGCAGATTAAAGCCCTTGCGCCTCCTTCATCTCCTTGGTATGTAGTTTTTCTTTCATCTTGGTTTCCTCTTCTTGTGTTGTTGGGAATATGGGTTTTCTTTATGCGTCAAATGCAAGTGGGAGGAAATAAGGCGCTTTCCTTTGGCAAAAGCAAGGCAAGGCTTCTCAATGAGAGTCAGAACAAAGTCACTTTTGATGATGTAGCAGGCATAGATGAGGCAAAACTTGAAGTTGAAGAGATTATCGAGTTTTTGAAAGATCCCCATAAGTTTCAAAAACTGGGAGGCAAAATACCTAAAGGAGTTCTGCTTATAGGTCCTCCCGGCACAGGAAAAACTTTGCTTGCAAGAGCCATAGCAGGCGAAGCAGATGTACCATTCTTTTCAATATCTGGTTCTGATTTCGTAGAGATGTTTGTAGGCGTTGGCGCATCGAGAGTCAGAGATCTCTTTGAGCAAGGAAAGAAAAATGCCCCTTGTATTATCTTTATCGACGAAATAGATGCAGTAGGACGTCATCGCGGTGCAGGACTTGGGGGTGGACACGATGAAAGAGAACAGACATTGAACCAGCTTTTGGTTGAGATGGACGGATTTGAATCAAATGAAGGAGTGATATTGATTGCAGCAACAAACCGTCCTGATGTTTTGGATCCTGCTCTTTTGAGGCCCGGTCGTTTTGACCGGCAGGTGGTGGTTCCGAGGCCCGATGTAAAGGGGCGCGAAGGGATTCTGAAAGTTCATACCAAGAAAATTCCTTTGGCGGAAAATGTTTCCTTGGAGATCATTGCAAGAGGAACTCCCGGATTTTCAGGTGCAGATTTGGCAAATCTTGTCAATGAAGCCGCTCTTTATGCAGCAAGGATAAATAAAGATAAAGTTGAGATGTCTGATTTTGAATACGCAAAGGATAAAGTCTTAATGGGCGTTGAAAGAAAAAGTATGATCATAAGTGAGGAAGAAAAAAGAATTACTGCTTATCATGAAGCAGGTCATACATTAGTCGCAAAACTTTTGCCGGGTACTGACCCAATTCATAAGGTCAGTATAATCCCGAGAGGAATGGCATTGGGGGTTACACAACAGCTTCCAATGGATGAAAAACATACATATCCTCTTGAATATCTCAGGAATAATATCTGTGTTTTGCTTGGCGGAAGACTTGCTGAAGATATAATCTTGTCACAGCCAACAACAGGTGCCGGCAATGATATTGAAAGAGCCACTGAATTGGCAAGAAAAATGGTATGCGAATGGGGAATGAGCAAAGAGCTGGGGCCCCTGACATTTGGGAAAAAGGAAGAGGAAATTTTTCTTGGAAGAGAAATTTCTAAACATAGAGATTACAGCGAAGCAACAGCCGTTGCGATTGATAGGGAAGTTAAAAATATTGTAATGGAATGTTATAATCTTGCTAAGTCTCTGCTTCTATCAAAAATTGATGTTCTCAATGCATTGGCAAAAGCTCTTCTTGAAAAAGAAGTGCTTAACGGCGAAGAGATAGATAAAATTGTCAATAGCGAAGGTAAGGAAGCCATCACGGCTGCATAA
- the folP gene encoding dihydropteroate synthase: protein MNNFRIDFPRGISLCLDNSLAVMGVINCTPDSFYDGGKYSSADEAVERALRMEEEGAKIIDVGGESTRPGSKRVDAKEELSRVIPVVKKLRKKSKILISVDTYKSEVATAALDNGADLVNDISGFDFDAKMPETIAHFGCPVIIGHIKGKPETMQKGVKYRNVVNEVMKKLEDKTDMAVKSGIRKDLILIDPGIGFGKKVEDNLRIIKYLNQIKKLERPIVIGASRKSFIGKILDVEPEERLEGSLAVASIAALNGADIIRAHDVKETVRALKVVESILSA, encoded by the coding sequence ATGAACAATTTCCGCATAGATTTTCCAAGAGGTATTTCTCTTTGTTTGGATAATTCACTTGCAGTAATGGGAGTCATTAATTGTACTCCTGATTCTTTTTATGACGGAGGAAAATACAGTTCTGCTGACGAAGCAGTTGAAAGAGCATTAAGAATGGAAGAGGAGGGAGCAAAGATAATTGATGTAGGTGGTGAATCGACAAGGCCGGGCAGTAAACGAGTAGATGCAAAAGAGGAACTTTCAAGAGTTATTCCTGTTGTTAAAAAATTGCGGAAAAAAAGTAAAATTCTAATTTCTGTTGACACATATAAATCTGAAGTTGCAACTGCCGCTTTAGACAATGGAGCTGATTTAGTAAATGACATTAGTGGATTCGATTTTGATGCAAAAATGCCTGAAACTATTGCTCATTTTGGATGCCCTGTAATTATAGGGCATATTAAAGGCAAACCGGAAACTATGCAAAAAGGAGTAAAATATAGGAATGTTGTCAATGAAGTAATGAAAAAACTTGAAGATAAAACAGATATGGCTGTAAAATCTGGTATAAGGAAAGATTTAATTCTTATCGATCCGGGAATAGGATTTGGAAAGAAGGTTGAAGACAATTTGAGAATAATCAAGTATCTCAATCAAATAAAGAAGCTTGAAAGGCCTATAGTCATAGGTGCTTCGAGAAAAAGCTTTATTGGAAAGATACTGGATGTAGAACCGGAAGAGAGATTGGAAGGGAGTCTTGCTGTTGCTTCTATTGCCGCATTGAATGGAGCAGACATTATAAGAGCCCATGATGTAAAGGAAACTGTTAGAGCTCTTAAAGTTGTGGAAAGCATATTATCTGCATAG
- a CDS encoding TIGR00159 family protein: MGITYIDLFKNALDILIVAFIIYRLLLFIKGTRAIQMLIGLILFSFVYLLSEYFEFTTTHWIMEHFWSVLLIAILILFQPEIRAMLAEMGQRPIMASFFKYEGQQVMGEIIKAVMILSERRIGALIVLERETKLRPYVQVGAILMSRVTERLILSIFQPESPLHDGAIIIGEDNRIFAAGCYLPLTSRTDISKYLGTRHRAAVGISEETDAVVIVVSEETGTISIAEGGQLYSNLSEDSLRERLQSLFKITAKKGTKK, translated from the coding sequence TTGGGCATAACTTATATTGATCTTTTTAAAAACGCTCTTGATATTCTTATTGTGGCATTCATCATTTATCGCCTTCTCCTTTTCATAAAAGGAACACGAGCAATACAGATGTTAATCGGTTTAATTCTCTTTAGTTTCGTCTATTTGCTTTCTGAATATTTCGAATTTACAACAACTCACTGGATAATGGAACATTTCTGGTCAGTTCTCCTTATTGCCATTCTTATTCTTTTTCAACCGGAGATTAGAGCAATGCTTGCCGAGATGGGACAAAGACCAATTATGGCTTCCTTCTTCAAATACGAAGGACAACAGGTAATGGGTGAAATCATAAAAGCCGTGATGATTTTGTCAGAAAGAAGAATAGGGGCTCTAATTGTCCTTGAAAGGGAAACGAAACTGCGTCCCTATGTGCAAGTTGGTGCCATTCTTATGAGCAGAGTTACGGAGCGCCTCATTTTAAGCATTTTTCAACCAGAATCACCACTTCATGACGGCGCTATTATTATCGGAGAAGATAATAGAATTTTTGCTGCCGGATGTTATTTACCTCTTACTTCAAGGACAGATATATCAAAATATTTGGGCACAAGGCACCGGGCAGCGGTAGGAATTAGTGAGGAAACAGATGCCGTTGTAATAGTTGTTTCTGAAGAAACCGGAACAATTTCTATTGCAGAAGGGGGTCAGCTTTATAGCAACCTTTCAGAAGATTCACTAAGAGAGAGACTGCAGTCTCTTTTTAAGATAACGGCGAAAAAAGGAACAAAAAAATGA